A single Cottoperca gobio chromosome 5, fCotGob3.1, whole genome shotgun sequence DNA region contains:
- the vgll4b gene encoding transcription cofactor vestigial-like protein 4b isoform X2 — translation METPLDVLSRAASFVHANEEESEAALRGDPRLQSLSLSLSSSSSSSSSSSSSSSSSISNHRTGPPPISPTKRKLSGDQGDSDMDDNEHVAKMSRLFATQLKPNGDYRTSAISKDRSRSPIERVMVPSALGVHSNHLYSHAHHHHHHHHHLASLAGMDQPLALTKNSMVESARSSTAAMATVPHAVSAVERQQNRPSVITCAPANNRNCNLSHCPVSHNGCASLANNYRRLNTNTVCDPVIEEHFRRSLGKNYKEPEPTATNSVSITGSVDDHFAKALGETWLQIKNRGSPSSSGSSPSSSPDSHMVNHNHSPSVVS, via the exons GTGAAGCAGCTCTGAGGGGCGACCCTAGACTCcagtccctgtctctgtccttgtcctcttcctcatcctcctcttcgtcgtcgtcgtcctcatcttcctcctccatctccaacCACAGGACAGGTCCTCCTCCCATCAGCCCCACCAAGAGGAAGCTGAGCGGGGACCAGGGGGACAGCGACATGGACGACAATGAGCATGTGGCAAAGATGAGCCGACTGTTTGCGACACAGCT GAAACCTAATGGAGACTACCGCACCTCTGCCATCTCCAAGGACCGGAGCCGGAGCCCCATCGAGCGTGTGATGGTGCCCAGCGCTCTGGGAGTCCACAGCAACCACCTGTACAGCCAcgcccaccaccaccaccaccatcaccaccacctgGCCAGCTTAGCCGGCATGGACCAGCCACTGGCACTCACCAAAAACAGCATGGTGGAGTCTGCACGCAGCAGCACGGCAGCTATGGCCACAGTGCCGCACGCAGTCAGCGCCGTGGAACGCCAGCAG aatcGTCCTTCAGTGATCACATGCGCACCAGCCAACAACCGCAACTGCAACCTGTCTCACTGTCCAGTCTCCCACAACGGCTGCGCAAGTCTCGCTAACAACTACAGAAGACTCAACA CCAACACAGTCTGTGACCCGGTGATTGAGGAGCACTTCCGCCGCAGTCTCGGGAAGAACTACAAGGAGCCCGAGCCCACCGCCACCAACTCGGTGTCCATCACAGGCTCGGTGGACGACCACTTCGCCAAGGCACTGGGCGAGACCTGGCTGCAGATCAAAAACAGGGGGAGCCCCTCGTCGTCCGGCAGCAGCCCGAGCTCCTCCCCCGACAGTCACATGGTCAATCACAACCACTCCCCTTCTGTGGTCTCCTGA
- the vgll4b gene encoding transcription cofactor vestigial-like protein 4b isoform X1 — translation MLLTKMDLLNYQYLDKMNNNIGILCYEGEAALRGDPRLQSLSLSLSSSSSSSSSSSSSSSSSISNHRTGPPPISPTKRKLSGDQGDSDMDDNEHVAKMSRLFATQLKPNGDYRTSAISKDRSRSPIERVMVPSALGVHSNHLYSHAHHHHHHHHHLASLAGMDQPLALTKNSMVESARSSTAAMATVPHAVSAVERQQNRPSVITCAPANNRNCNLSHCPVSHNGCASLANNYRRLNTNTVCDPVIEEHFRRSLGKNYKEPEPTATNSVSITGSVDDHFAKALGETWLQIKNRGSPSSSGSSPSSSPDSHMVNHNHSPSVVS, via the exons GTGAAGCAGCTCTGAGGGGCGACCCTAGACTCcagtccctgtctctgtccttgtcctcttcctcatcctcctcttcgtcgtcgtcgtcctcatcttcctcctccatctccaacCACAGGACAGGTCCTCCTCCCATCAGCCCCACCAAGAGGAAGCTGAGCGGGGACCAGGGGGACAGCGACATGGACGACAATGAGCATGTGGCAAAGATGAGCCGACTGTTTGCGACACAGCT GAAACCTAATGGAGACTACCGCACCTCTGCCATCTCCAAGGACCGGAGCCGGAGCCCCATCGAGCGTGTGATGGTGCCCAGCGCTCTGGGAGTCCACAGCAACCACCTGTACAGCCAcgcccaccaccaccaccaccatcaccaccacctgGCCAGCTTAGCCGGCATGGACCAGCCACTGGCACTCACCAAAAACAGCATGGTGGAGTCTGCACGCAGCAGCACGGCAGCTATGGCCACAGTGCCGCACGCAGTCAGCGCCGTGGAACGCCAGCAG aatcGTCCTTCAGTGATCACATGCGCACCAGCCAACAACCGCAACTGCAACCTGTCTCACTGTCCAGTCTCCCACAACGGCTGCGCAAGTCTCGCTAACAACTACAGAAGACTCAACA CCAACACAGTCTGTGACCCGGTGATTGAGGAGCACTTCCGCCGCAGTCTCGGGAAGAACTACAAGGAGCCCGAGCCCACCGCCACCAACTCGGTGTCCATCACAGGCTCGGTGGACGACCACTTCGCCAAGGCACTGGGCGAGACCTGGCTGCAGATCAAAAACAGGGGGAGCCCCTCGTCGTCCGGCAGCAGCCCGAGCTCCTCCCCCGACAGTCACATGGTCAATCACAACCACTCCCCTTCTGTGGTCTCCTGA